TGGGAAGCGATTTCCCCCGTAAATCAGGATCGGAGGCTTCCACACCGATTAAATCAAAATGCCAGGAGGTGAAGTGACCGGCCAGCCAGAAGATTTGGTCAATCCCATGCCAGGAGTGTCCGGGAGAACCTAAAAAAACAAGCCTGGGATTGGGATTTTTGGGAACAGGAAGCGGAGAATAGCGGGAAAGATCGATCCCGTTTGCGACTACCACCATGGGCTTTCGGTAGGGGCTCAGTCTCTCCGCAATTTCATGGGAAACACAAACCAAACCACAGGCTTTTCTTAAGATCCGGTCTCGGGTTAAAAGATGATAGAGATATCTAAACCTGGAATAGCGGGTACGGGCCTCTGCAAGATCATCGGTATTCATCTCCAGAAAAGTGGGAACAGAGGCCATGAGCCGTTCCAGGGAAGGATAATAGGTGCTAAAGCGCAGATACGTCAGGTCGGGTTTCCAGGCAAGGATATGCTGGACGATCTCATGGGCCTTAAGAAACCGGCTGAGAAGGGTACCCCTGGAAACCACTTCCATGGAAAGCCGGTTTAAGTCTTCCCAGATTTGGGAGCCCGGTGAGAGGGCAAAGAGTTTCACTTCATTTCCCTCCCGGATCCAAACCTCTATCTGGTCCAGGATTTTCTTCAGAATGCCGCTTTCCCGGCTTAAATCCCAATGGATGAGATAAGCAATTTTCATCGGCGGGTTTCTCCTAAAAGCTGTTGATATAACTCAACCACTTTACCCATCTCTGTATCGGCGTTGAGCTGCCTGGCCACCTCCCGTGCAGCCTGTTGCATAGCCATTAATTGGTTTATGTTCAGTTGATTCAACATATGGGCTACATCGGAAGGATTAAAGGTCGGCGCCACACAACCAAAGCCATATTGACGAACCAGTTCGGCCATGGAGGGTGACGGTCCAATACATACTGCCAGACCTGCTACGATAAAGTCAAAAAATTTATTAGGAAGGGCTGCGCTATTATTGAAATTACCGGGCTCAAGGAGATAGAAACCCATATCATACTCCGAGATTCGTTCCACAACTTCTCCAGGGGCCACCGGATTATGGAAAAAGACCCGACCTGGAGCCACCTCATCGGCCAGCTTTTTGAGATATTGCAAATAAGAGGGATCATTATCCATAAGCATAAAATGCAGACTATACCGTCGATCACACCAAGCTAATGTTTCTATCATCCTCTCCAACCGTCGATCTCGTATCGAAGAACCATGGTGGATTAATCGAATGTCATCGGGATTTAATTTCTTAGGTGCCACATCTACATACTCCGGCGCGTTGAGTACCACCAGGGGATTTAAATTAAATTCTTGCCGGTATCTCTTTGCAAGAAGCGGAGCTACGGTCGTCGAAGCGTCTATCCAGTGGGCATATCTGTGCAGAATATAACGGATAGCCGGTGAATAAAGCAATCGCCAGTATCGGCGATCTTCAAACTCAAGGGGTCCATACTCATGGGCATCAAACACCAGTCTGGCCTGATGTCTTCTGGCTGCCTCAGCAGCTACCGGCAGGGCTTCCCAATCATTGGCATGAAAGGCATCACCTGGACTTGCCATGGCATGTTCAAGCGCCTGCCTGTGATGTAGTCTTCTCCAGTACCAATAATCATAGAAAGAGGGTCGCAATCTTCCCAATAGCATCAGTAAAATCAGTTCACTAAACTTCTGGGTCAGGGTGAGGGGTTTTCTAACCACAGATATCCACTTAATGCCTTGTTTATCCTTCCAGTCCGGATGAGGCGGGCCGTAGCCGATAACGGTTAAGTCGTACACC
The sequence above is a segment of the Candidatus Limnocylindrales bacterium genome. Coding sequences within it:
- a CDS encoding glycosyltransferase, translated to MKIAYLIHWDLSRESGILKKILDQIEVWIREGNEVKLFALSPGSQIWEDLNRLSMEVVSRGTLLSRFLKAHEIVQHILAWKPDLTYLRFSTYYPSLERLMASVPTFLEMNTDDLAEARTRYSRFRYLYHLLTRDRILRKACGLVCVSHEIAERLSPYRKPMVVVANGIDLSRYSPLPVPKNPNPRLVFLGSPGHSWHGIDQIFWLAGHFTSWHFDLIGVEASDPDLRGKSLPNLSAHGLLNRTRYEKILAQSDIAIGTLALYRKKMDEASPLKVREYLAYGIPAIIGYQDTDFPQPVPYLLRLPNTPQGAREQVSAIEQFVNTWKGQRVPRQEITHLDVGLKEREKLLFFRKVLGISL